The Arachis hypogaea cultivar Tifrunner chromosome 14, arahy.Tifrunner.gnm2.J5K5, whole genome shotgun sequence genome has a segment encoding these proteins:
- the LOC112743163 gene encoding uncharacterized protein — MQNKRITYTVKFNQSQLIDLIDIDSVNQLITFNDDTAHVYIMEVEKTNHDIVPHEDNDDNVHDSTLSSNSTQEVNVVTNIDGQNSLTPILCTTQLVPTPQIINGSAKWNDLIKEEGQIFQNASKLRKALFEYGIAHKFTYKFLKNSPGKIISNLVSSIIVDKLRLTPDKLPNDIRNDIFKEYGFSLTYHQAWAAKEKALAEINGVPKDSYMRIPWICNRLVKTDPQTVAKWTCSPSYQFEKLFVAYGCCVTGFLRGARPILFIDGCHLSGPYKGTLLAASTCDANNDLFPIAYAIVSAGNNENWLWFLSNLKELTGSIPVTLISDRHPSIIAAVEQVYDRDRHAYFYRHVKENFCAETKKLQREIRGEVKEDAKKLLDAVCYTRFGTEFTEAVEQLRAFSPELANWLETKGDINKWEKSQFPHRRWDLITTNVAESFNSWIRKERTHCICALITEHRDKLANLLYTAKLEMTKWKNEVGPKIDKILMEHVARSEFLKAVRYGNHNVMVRGSNVDVCVNLLRKECTCLEWQMTGIPCPHACAAIKLLHGNIYIYVEERYLKSSQEKIYASSMIPIETHDMPDVNNLTLIDWENNIFLMPPTTTRPPGRPCKKRRESQFQDVHVYKCSRCDQSGHNRSKCRNPNPKKI; from the exons ATGCAGAATAAACGCATTACCTACACAGTCAAGTTTAACCAATCTCAACTCATAGATCTCATTGATATTGATAGTGTTAACCAATTGATCACATTCAATGATGATACAGCTCATGTATATATCATGGAGGTAGAAAAGACTAACCATGATATTGTACCTCATGAGGACAATGACGACAACGTTCATGACAG taCACTATCAAGTAATTCAACTCAAGAAGTCAACGTCGTTACTAATATTGATGGTCAAAATTCATTGACACCAATTCTATGTACAACCCAACTTGTCCCTACACCTCAGATTATTAATGGCTCTGCTAAGTGGAATGATCTTATAAAGGAAGAAGGACAGATTTTTCAAAATGCAAGTAAGCTGAGGAAAGCATTGTTTGAATATGGTATTGCTCATAAGTTTACATACAAGTTCTTAAAGAACAGTCCGGGTAAAATAAT ATCTAATTTGGTGTCTTCAATTATTGTCGACAAGTTGAGATTAACTCCTGACAAGTTGCCTAATGACATACGAAATGATATTTTCAAGGAATACGGATTTTCACTAACATATCACCAAGCTTGGGCTGCAAAGGAGAAAGCATTAGCTGAAATTAATGGCGTACCTAAAGATTCATATATGCGAATTCCTTGGATATGTAATCGTTTAGTGAAAACTGATCCACAAACAGTTGCAAAATGGACATGCTCTCCTAGTTATCAATTTGAAAAGCTTTTTGTTGCATATGGGTGTTGTGTGACAGGTTTTCTTCGTGGAGCAAGGCCTATATTATTTATTGATGGTTGCCACTTAAGTGGTCCATACAAGGGAACTCTTCTAGCTGCCTCTACATGCGATGCAAATAATGATTTATTTCCGATTGCGTATGCAATTGTTAGTGCTGGAAATAATGAGAATTGGCTTTGGTTCCTATCTAATTTGAAAGAACTAACTGGGTCAATTCCAGTTACGTTAATATCTGATAGGCATCCATCAATTATTGCAGCTGTGGAGCAAGTATATGACAGGGATAGACATGCTTATTTTTATCGACATGTGAAAGAAAATTTTTGTGCAGAAACTAAAAAGTTACAGAGGGAAATACGCGGTGAAGTAAAAGAAGATGCAAAAAAACTACTAGACGCAGTTTGTTATACCCGTTTTGGCACAGAATTTACAGAAGCTGTGGAACAACTTCGTGCATTTTCACCAGAACTTGCAAATTGGTTAGAGACTAAAGGAGATATTAACAAATGGGAAAAGTCTCAATTCCCTCATCGACGATGGGACCTCATAACTACCAATGTAGCTGAATCATTTAATTCATGGATAAGAAAAGAGAGGACTCATTGTATTTGTGCTTTAATAACAGAGCATAGAGACAAACTTGCAAATCTGTTATATACTGCAAAGTTAGAGATGACTAAATGGAAGAATGAAGTTGGGCCAAAGATTGATAAAATATTGATGGAGCATGTAGCTAGAAGTGAGTTTCTTAAAGCAGTGAGATATGGAAATCATAATGTTATGGTTAGAGGGTCAAATGTTGATGTATGTGTGAATCTACTACGCAAAGAATGTACATGTCTTGAATGGCAAATGACTGGAATTCCATGTCCACATGCTTGTGCTGCAATTAAATTATTACATGGCAACATCTACATCTATGTAGAGGAGCGTTATCTGAAAAGTTCACAAGAAAAGATTTATGCGAGCAGTATGATCCCAATTGAAACTCATGACATGCCTGATGTCAACAACCTGACCCTAATAGACTGGgagaataatatttttcttatgcCACCTACAACAACTCGTCCTCCGGGAAGACCATGCAAGAAGCGCCGAGAGTCACAATTTCAAGATGTGCATGTTTACAAATGTAGCCGATGTGATCAGAGTGGTCATAATCGTTCTAAATGTAGAAATCCTaatccaaaaaaaatatga